A stretch of DNA from Synergistales bacterium:
TATCCTCAACATCGCCGGCCAGGACTACGAGCCCCAGGGGGCCAGCGTGGCCATCCTGATCTCCGAGGAGGACGAACCGGAATCCGGCGGCAGCGACGCCGCCGCGGAGATGGACGAGGCACCCGGGCCGCTGCCGGAGACCGTGCTCGGTCATCTGGACAAGAGCCACATCACGGTGCACACCTACCCCGAGAAGCATCCCTACCAGGGCATCTGCACCTTCCGGGCCGACATCGACGTCTCCACCTGCGGTCAGATCTCGCCGCTGAAGGCGCTCAACTATCTGGTGCACACCTTCAACCCCGATATCTCCGTCATCGACTACCGGGTCCGCGGCTTCACCCGCGCCGAGGACGGCGAGAAGCTCTTCATCGACCACAGCATCAACTCCATCCAGAACTTCATCGCCCGGGAGACCCTGGACCGCTACCAGATGGTGGACACCAACATCTACCAGGAGAACATCTTCCAGACCAAGATGCTCCTCCGGGAGTTCCAGCTGGACGACTACCTCTTCGGCGCCGGCGAGGCGGAGCTGCAGCCTGCCGAGAAGACCCGTATCCGGCGGGCCCTGCGCA
This window harbors:
- the speD gene encoding adenosylmethionine decarboxylase, which gives rise to MPQRRGPAPENIRLYGFNNLTKTLSFNLYDICYARTRRDSREYIAYIDEVYNARRLTDILTEVSDIIGSRILNIAGQDYEPQGASVAILISEEDEPESGGSDAAAEMDEAPGPLPETVLGHLDKSHITVHTYPEKHPYQGICTFRADIDVSTCGQISPLKALNYLVHTFNPDISVIDYRVRGFTRAEDGEKLFIDHSINSIQNFIARETLDRYQMVDTNIYQENIFQTKMLLREFQLDDYLFGAGEAELQPAEKTRIRRALRKEMLEIYSGRNIPSLPEERQ